The Cryptococcus deuterogattii R265 chromosome 4, complete sequence genome segment TTTCAACGACGCGAAATACGCCGAGTGTTTCTTGTTGGCCGATGTGGAGCGGGAACTAATGTTAACGCGGGAACGCCTGATTTCACTTGCGTATTTCCTGGGGAGCGATTATACGCTTGGGTTGCCCGGTATAGGGCCTGTGATGGGTCTCGAGATCTTGGCGAATTTCCCGGGCGAGCGGGGGCTGTATGATTTTAAAGAATGGTGGGGGAGAGTGCAGAGGGGGGTTGAtacggaagaagagagtgggACGCGATGGAGGAAATCGTTTAAAAAGAGATTCTTGAAGAGTATATACCTCACTGCAGACTGGCCTGATCCGCTCGTCGTGAGTTTTTTTTCTatttctttccttctttatttatttcttttcaattGACGATGGTTATAGAGAGAGGCATATTTGTATCCAACCGTCGACGAGTCGGAAGAACCCTTCCATTGGGGATTCCCCAGACTTTCGGCCTTGCGAACGTgagtctttttttttttttctttgatTTCATTGTGTGTGATGTTAAACGCTAAACGTTTTTTTGTTAGTTTTCTCCATGAAGAGTTATCATGGTCGATATCCAAGGTCGACGACGAATTAACGCCCATTGTACAACGTATATCCCTCCGCGGCAAACACGGGGCACTGAATAAACAAGGCACGCTTGATCCATTTTTCGATTTGTCTGCCGGAGCGGGGCAGTATTATGcgccaagaagaagacgggaTGGGGGTGGAGGTACGAATGTGAGTAAACGGTTGATGGGGGTGATCAAGCAGTTTAAAGAGGCCGAAGCGAGGATCAGCAGGGgtgaggatgtggatgcGATACTtgcagaggagaaggagaataaAGCCAAGGGGAAACGAAAAgcggatgaggatgaggatggggacggggaagatgaaaaagaaggtgggaacaagaagaaaaagaaaaagacgaGCGCTCGAGGGAGAATGCGGGCTGGAACAGCTTCGAGCGTTGGAGATTCGGTGAAATCAAGCGAAGGAACAAGTAGGAGTACTAGCACGAGTGGACGAGGTAGAGGCGGGTCAAGAGGTCGTGGTCGGGCAAGAGGCAAGAGCAAGTAGAACCAGAATATTGAGAGAGTCCGCGTTACTGTAGCGATTAGCCTGTATCATCTGTTTTTCGTAGTGCATATTCCCCGAAATATATCTCATGCATCACAGCATTCTATTCTTCGTCGACTTGCTCCTTCCTAGCGACGTTTACACCACCaagctccttctcaagaCCGCTGTAAGGGTAATCACGAGCAGTGGCTGGTCGTTCAGGACGGTTCTTGATGAGGACGTAAGAGACAGCACCGACGAGGCCAAAAGCGGTGCAGAGCtgtaaaaagaagaggaaaagaaaaaaaaaaaagagtgTCAATTGAGAAATCTCGTAAAAGGGACAGAACAACAAAAGACCTACCTGAAGAAGGGCGCTTTGCCAGGAAGTCTTGTGGACATCAGGGCCCCACATGCCGAGGATATCCTCGCTCTCGTGCACCTAAAACGATGACGGCCATAAGCATGGTTGTCATGTTTTTCCAGATATCACAACGCGCAAAACTTACTACTTCGCCAAAGTTCTTGCGCTCCTGGATATCCCACCAGCCGAAAGGGTATCGATTCTGCAAAGACTCGTTGGGGAGCTGAGGGTAGCCATTCACTGTTCAGCCAGCATGCACCGCGTTAGTGTTTGGCATATGGTGGTGCGTATGGCGAGAGCGACGCAGAGACGTACATTGAGGGTCAACTTCCTCTCCGGTGGGCAAGGGAAAGTTCTCGTTTGCGATGGTGAGCTttgtggaggaggaggcgaggCGTGAGGCGGCGATGGGAGCGATGCGAGATGCTGCTGGGCGGGCTGTGCGGAGGAGCGCTGGGGCGAACATGGTGTATATACAAGTATACGATGGAGATGCGAtgcgatggagatggagatgggcgAGTATGCAAATGCGTAAAGCGGATTCGCAGATGCTTCTGGGCGATAGGCGCGGGGATGAGCGTGGAGTAGGCGTGTAAAACATTAGGCGCGGCCGGGCAGTCGAGGCGTGTTGTTGATAAttatttttgtttttcagTTGTTGCACATATCGCCCGTAATGTCCCTCCGCCTGCGTGAGTCTGAGatctcccctcccctcccctcccctccccgctGATCCCCGCAGCGAGCCAGAACAAGTTCAAGCCCGTTGCGCGGCCCCCGCAAGCTCCCCGCGAcactcctctcctcctcgatgCCGCAGCTcgccctcccctcccctcccccgcTCCCCTCCCGCCCAGCCTGGATCACCCCCTCCCCAGCCGGCGGGATTCCCCACACTCGCCACCGCCCTCGAATCGTCTCCCCTGGATCCACGCCTCCTCGCCGAAGAAGCCGTCGCCGCCATTCCCCGTCCTCCCCTCCGGCCGCCGAGCCGGCCCGAGATACGACGCAGAGCACCGAGACGCAGAAGAGTCGTGCCTCCAGAAACATccaaaaaacaaaatggAAAGATTATTACGGGTATGGCTAATGTCACTGGCACGGCGGCATCGACACCTCCTCGCGCTGCGtccgacgacgacgacgacgcaGGCACCCAAGCAGGATCCAAACGAGGAGTCGCGGTGGTACTTGACCTCGACGACAAAGTATCAGCACCACCAGGATCAGTCCCTTCTTCCCGTGCAGGCTCACTTGCTCCTGCGGGAGGAGGCCGAATCAAGCGTGCGAAAAAATCCAACGGTCCGCGGGTCGCTACGATTGCACTTGCCGATGTCGAACCCGAAGAAATGGTAGGCAGTCCCGTCACGGAACAGACGACGATGGGCGATCTCGCCACGGTGCTCGTCTCGGAAGGCCGCGTATCCTCCCGCGCCATCAAGATTGATGAATTCCGCCGAGCAGAGATGCTCCAAAAGAAACAAGATGCTCAAAAGCGCGCCGAGGAAATGTGGAGACGTAATCAGATCAAGCGACGTAAAGTCCGTGCGGCGCAAAACAAGGAGAGGGCACGGAGAAGAGAGCAACTGAGAAAACAAGGCGCTGGCACTGGCACTGAATTGGATGATGTCTCGCCTGATGAGATGGattcggaagaagagtttcAAGTGGCGCCAGACAGACTGACGCCTCCGCGCTCATCCTCGGAAGAAGCGCACCACCACCCTGTAGCAGCAGATTTTTTGCACcaagacgatgaagagcaagttGACCAAGCGGACGAGATGTTTGAAAACATGTTTGACAATAACGCGCGTCCCGACTCCCCTGGGCCCCAAGACGTCAATGCCGCCGCCCTgcaggaggatgatgaacagGACGATGAGGCTATGGCTGCCCTTCGCGCTGCTGGCTTCACCATCACTGACGACCCCGCATCTCACCGGtccgacgacgatgatgataataaCAACCCCTGGGACGATCTaaatggtggtggtggtgggatgggagaagcaTTTGATGTTGCCGATTATCGATTAGCATTGCAAGAAAGACGACTTCGGGAATTTAGAGAACGCGAGCAAGATGACGGCGATGTGGTGGAAGTCGACGATGAGACGCGTTTCGTCAACTCGGCGACGTACGGCAAGAATAGGAAATCTCAACGATGGTCAAAGATGGAAACAGAGCTTTTCTATGAGGTACAATTTCGTATTCGTTGTTTTTGGTTTTACTGTGCATATGACTGATAAACGTTGCAAACGTTTAATAGATTTTGGGCGAGACTGGCGAAAACTATACGCTGATGAAGGCATATTTCCCCGGCCGCGATATCCGTTCACTTCGACTCAAAGGTGCGCGGGAAAACAAGGTGAATCCGGAAAAGATGACGGCTGCCATCATGGCGCGCAAACCACTCGGTGAGtgtttcttttctctcttttttttaacAGCCAGACTACGTTTTGCTGACctaccttttccttttcccatgaCAGATAAAGATTACCTAGCAAAATCCGCGGGATACGATGCGAGTCGATCGTgggacaaggaagaagccctctttgaagaagcaaaggcCAATGTCGAGAGGTTGCGGAAACTCGACAGTGAGCAACCGCTCGGTAAAGATGTTTCCcatcaagatcaagatcaagatgTGGATGAACCTCATCGTGAGGGAGATTTGATGCGACtaggtgatgatgaaaaaggTCTGCAGAGGATTGAAGAGGTAGATGTGgacgtggaagaagaagaaaagagtgatgatgaaaacgACGAGTACGAGCACGACGAGTACATTTAATGAGGGAGCAAGAACAAACGTATCAAAAAGAGtataattttttttttcaatcaTGATTGAAATCTTGCTTAGAGAGTAAATAAAAAAGCTAAAAGTTTGGCAATTGTAGTAAGTATTCGTTTTCTTGTCATATGTTTCAAGTGTTTTCAGACTTTTTGGGTCTATGTATGTTGTGTTTGTGACAACTGCCCTTCCCCAAATAGTACGATACATGTCACTCATTACCGTACCATCACATTTCATCTAACCGCGGCACCTCCCCCCGTCGCATTTACCCCCAATCCCCCGCTCTCCAAACCCTCACAGATCCCCATTCCCTACCCAACCGcactctttttcctcaCCTACAACTTTCCATCCAACTTCTCCAACCCAAGAccacccctcttccctcgttTCGACGTGAACCCTACCCAGCTCTTGTTCCGATGCAGATTTCGGCAAATCCTCAATCACCCCACGCAAAAATTCAATCGTAGGCCGCACATGCCATCGACGGTGTCTATCAGGTCCAAAGGGGAAAGGCGAATCAAAACTGCCCAAGTGTCCGCCCTGTGCGACTCCTGCAAGTATCATGTGCGACGAAGCACGCACTGCAGAATAAGGAAGGCAGTCTGCACACACATTAGCCAcccaaaagaaaagactTGGGCATAAAAAGTACTAACCGCCTGATACTATAGGATCATCGAGAGCAGAAATAGCCAGCGTCGGCCTGGAGAACACCAAATCAATATGCGTGCG includes the following:
- a CDS encoding transcription factor TFIIIB component b'', with the protein product MSLRLQQVQARCAAPASSPRHSSPPRCRSSPSPPLPRSPPAQPGSPPPQPAGFPTLATALESSPLDPRLLAEEAVAAIPRPPLRPPSRPEIRRRAPRRRRVVPPETSKKQNGKIITGMANVTGTAASTPPRAASDDDDDAGTQAGSKRGVAVVLDLDDKVSAPPGSVPSSRAGSLAPAGGGRIKRAKKSNGPRVATIALADVEPEEMVGSPVTEQTTMGDLATVLVSEGRVSSRAIKIDEFRRAEMLQKKQDAQKRAEEMWRRNQIKRRKVRAAQNKERARRREQLRKQGAGTGTELDDVSPDEMDSEEEFQVAPDRLTPPRSSSEEAHHHPVAADFLHQDDEEQVDQADEMFENMFDNNARPDSPGPQDVNAAALQEDDEQDDEAMAALRAAGFTITDDPASHRSDDDDDNNNPWDDLNGGGGGMGEAFDVADYRLALQERRLREFREREQDDGDVVEVDDETRFVNSATYGKNRKSQRWSKMETELFYEILGETGENYTLMKAYFPGRDIRSLRLKGARENKVNPEKMTAAIMARKPLDKDYLAKSAGYDASRSWDKEEALFEEAKANVERLRKLDSEQPLGKDVSHQDQDQDVDEPHREGDLMRLGDDEKGLQRIEEVDVDVEEEEKSDDENDEYEHDEYI